A window of Oikeobacillus pervagus genomic DNA:
TAAATAAACATAAAAATTATGTAAGCTCTCTTTTTCCTTTGAAAGGTAGTAAATAGAGTACAAAACAACTAATGCACCGATTCCAGTAATCAATAATGAAAAAAGCAAACTCAACCCATCTATGTAAGCGGTTAATTCAATTCCTAATGAAGGAATCCAATCAATCGATTTCTTAATGGTTTCATTATTTTGGGTGATCGGGAGAAATTGCAGAAAATAGGCGAAGAGCACTATTGGTAAAATTAGAACAAACCATCCTGTATGAATCTTGCGGAAAGCTTTATATAATAAAGGAACAACCACAGCCGCTAAGAAAGGAGAAAAGATGGCCAAATGTAATAAAGACAAAGAATATCCCCCCTAATGATTGATTAAAAAAAGATAAACAATGAAATACAACAATCCTCCTCAGGTAAGTAGATAGTAGCATGAAAATATTGGTAGTTGACACTGTTGAGGATTAGGTAAATCGTCGTCCATGCAACTTTATTGTTAGCGCTCATAGGAAAATGGATTGAAAGCAGAATGTTTTTTGAAAACTAATCATTCTTTCCGAAAAGCGAACATAACCTCTACTGAAAGTTTCCCCTTCATACCGTAAACAATCCGTGCTTCTATCTCTCCGAAAAATGAATAAAACCTCAAATGCATTATAACGCAAATTACAAGATGTTGCATGGGAGAAGAGGACAGGGGAAGGAGGGATTCAAAAAAAGTAATAAATATGAAGGAACAGGGGAAAAAAGAGCATATTCCGCATAAAAAATATTTTTTTCACCACACTATTTTTAGGTGGTGATCGATGTGAAAGCGAAAATAGTGACATGTGTGACAATATTTATTATTTTATTTGTAGGAGCTTGGTGGTTTGACAGTTATTTTGGACAAAAATTTGAAACGGAAATCAACCTAGAGATCCAACCCCTTTCAACAGACCTATTAATAGACCAAGAAGATCATGCTATACCATTCCAACCAAGACAATATATCCGAATCGAAGACATACAAATATAGACGAAAATGGTTTATATTTCCCAAAATAAAAAAATCTCTTGTCAACGAACTATTGCTCTTGCATAATTAATATGGATGTAAAAGACAGGAGAGTTCTAAATGAAAATCAAAAATATTTATTTCACTGGATATTTACCCTTTATTTCTATTTTACTATTTAGTTTATCCTTATCTGTCTACTTTCAAAGTTTTCTACTAGGGATTTTTAAGAAAATCGGCCTATACAATGGAATGCTAGAATTTTTTACAGAGACAGAAATGAAACTAACGATGATCCTTGGATTAATGCTTGTATTTTTTATGATTTTTTCAGCACTAAAACTCGTCGCCGATACAATTAATCAGCTTTCCTTCTTATTTTTCTCCAAAGATACAGAAGGAGAAATCATAAAGGCAGCACGTATGGGCACCTTGATCTATTTTGTTGGATCATTGATTTCTTTACTCAGTATCGCATCCGCCATAGGAATCGCCATTATATTTGTACTTACTACACTTTCATACTTTGCATACTTTGTATACAAAACAAGCTCTTCCTTCACAACCCCAGGATTAATCGGAATCATCTGCTTTGAAATCATCGTTTGGGTCCTATTAATCGTCCTTATCATTTTCATAGTTGCAAAGATTTATAATAGTCTAATGAGCGGATTGCCAGTGTAAGAGATTAAGAGAAAGAAAGACCGGGGAGCCCCCGGTCTTTTTTGGCGTTTTGAGGGAAAGAGAGAGAAAGAGAGGGAAAGAGAGGGAAAGAGAGGGAAAGAGAGGGAAAGAGAGGGAAAGAGAGGGAAAGAGAGGGAAAGAGAGGGAAAGAGAGGGAAAGAGAGAACGATTGTGAAAATGTGAGCAAGCGCGAGGAAGAATGATAATTGCCCATTTCCCAAGTCGATATGCTCATTTCCCAAGAGGATATGCGCCAGTACGAAGAGGAATTGCCCATTTCCCAAAATATATGCCTATTTCCCGCGAATATATGCGCAACTTCAGAAGATATATGCACCACTCGACTGAACGTCACTGACTCATAAGGAAGCGGGGACGATCCCAGGGTTTTGCCCATTTCCCAAGTCGATATGCTCATTTCCCAAGCAGATATGCGCCAGTATGAAGAGGAATTGCCCATTTCCCAAAATATATGCCTATTTTCCGCGAATATATGCACAACTTCAGAAGATATATGCACCACTCGACTGAACGCCACTGACTCATAAGGAAGCGGGGACGATCCCAGGGTTTTGCCCATTTCCCAAGTCGATATGCTCATTTCCCAAGCGGATATGCGCTAGTATGAAGAGGAATTGCTCATTTCCCCAAATATATGCCTATTTCCCGCGAATATATGCGCAACTTCAGAAGATATATGCACCACTCGACTGAACGTCACGTATTTTATGGGCCCAGGCTTTTCCTCCATCTCCTCTTGATAAATTTCACAAGTTAATTTTATCCACAATCCACCTACATCTTACCAAATAATGAAAAAAGAAGACTGCAACTGTGGCAGTCTTCTTTTGGCTGTTTATGTGACTATAAAATTAAGAAAGATGGATAATCATTGCATAATTCTACGCCAAATCATGATATTGGGTTGTGATCTTTCAAGGTAAGTAATGCCGGATCCTTTATCTTTTCCGACCCAAACGGCGGCAGTATAGCGGTCAGTTAAACCAGCAAACCAGAGATCTTTTGCGTTGTTACTTGTACCTGTTTTACCTCCGACATATGCGGCTGCAAGGTTCGCCTTTCTTCCTGTTCCGCTTTGTACAACGGCGGCTAGTAACTCGCGCATTTTGGAAGTCGTTAAGGAAGACCATACTCGAATAGGTTTTTCATCCCATTCGTATAATACTTCCCCGTTCAGATCTGTCACTTTTTCAATAGCACGTGGCGGTACATAGGTTCCATCAATAAACGAAGTGTAAGCCCCGGCCATTTCAAGAGTGTTAACTGGTATAGCCCCTAATGAAGCGGCGGGTACCTTTTCCTTTTCACCGACTCTTTCGAATTCGAATTTGTCAAGATAGGCAAAAGCATCTTGAATACCTGTTTTCATTAATAATCGAACAGCAGGAGTATTATACGAATTTGCTAGGGCAGTTTTTAGTGTGACCATTCCGTATTCTTTTCCACTATAGTTTTTCGGGCACCAATTTCCTAAACAATACCCATTGGCATTCACTGTGCTATAGATGGATGGTTGATATTTATCAATATAAGGTCCATAATCTAATAACGGTTTGATCGATGAACCAGGATGTCTAAATGATTGGAATGCCCGGTGGAAATCAGTCTTATGAAAGTCCTTTCCACCAACAATCGCGCTGATCTCTCTGGACTGATTATCAACTACTGTCGCTGATCCTTCCACACTTCCGGACCATGCTAGCACGTTGCTTACAGCATTTTCTGCTTTTCTTTGTAAAGCTGGGTTTAGGTTTGTATGGATAATAACACCAGAAGATAACACTTCTTCTACACGTTCAGAAAGTTCT
This region includes:
- a CDS encoding DUF5366 family protein, producing MKIKNIYFTGYLPFISILLFSLSLSVYFQSFLLGIFKKIGLYNGMLEFFTETEMKLTMILGLMLVFFMIFSALKLVADTINQLSFLFFSKDTEGEIIKAARMGTLIYFVGSLISLLSIASAIGIAIIFVLTTLSYFAYFVYKTSSSFTTPGLIGIICFEIIVWVLLIVLIIFIVAKIYNSLMSGLPV
- a CDS encoding transglycosylase domain-containing protein, with protein sequence MRTIFGYFLIILLLPLTIFIFYFANAESQKVQSFDKVLEEKINIKEVKLPQASKMVDQDGNTFLEYFQPNRIVLKEEDIPSFIKEVFLQSEDQHFYEHVGIDAAAVLRALMINSQADGIEQGASTITQQLARNLYLSFDKTYIRKISEVLYAYELEKKLSKDEILNLYLNAIYFQNGVYGVEAASQFYFQKNVKELSKAQMAFIAAIPNNPTLYDPIRHFENTKKRQEHLIDLMAKREFLTHQEAVDAKNEQIKLNIRQRVDNFANYSVYAEDEMKRLIATKEGFTEKLQKTTDTNQKAQISKELSERVEEVLSSGVIIHTNLNPALQRKAENAVSNVLAWSGSVEGSATVVDNQSREISAIVGGKDFHKTDFHRAFQSFRHPGSSIKPLLDYGPYIDKYQPSIYSTVNANGYCLGNWCPKNYSGKEYGMVTLKTALANSYNTPAVRLLMKTGIQDAFAYLDKFEFERVGEKEKVPAASLGAIPVNTLEMAGAYTSFIDGTYVPPRAIEKVTDLNGEVLYEWDEKPIRVWSSLTTSKMRELLAAVVQSGTGRKANLAAAYVGGKTGTSNNAKDLWFAGLTDRYTAAVWVGKDKGSGITYLERSQPNIMIWRRIMQ